Below is a genomic region from Ancylomarina subtilis.
CTGTTTAATCTCCAGCAAAGGATCCAATATAGATCGATATGGCAAACAATAGTCGGCGTTAAACATGGCCAGATAGAGCTTTTCTCTGAGTGCTTCAATTTTCTCGTCAACATGCTTAAAGGTGATTTTACTGCACAGTCGCTTAACATCGGAGTAATAACATTTCATTAGAGACATTCTTAGCTCATCCGCCACTTTTTTAGTTATCTCACTGGTGACGTAAGGATTCCCATCCCGATCGCCTCCCGGCCAAAACCCCAAGGAAACAATCTCAGGATTATCCAGATTGGTGACTTTGCACTTCATCCGGCTATAGAGTTCACCAATAGCGTTGTAGTAGACATTTTTGCAGAAATAAATGATATTCTTGGCCTCTTCCAAAGGTGTGGGACTTTCCGAATTGATCAGTGATGTTAGGCCCAATTGGTTCAATAATAAATCAATCTCATTCACATTGTTCTGCACAATCTGTCCTCTTAACTCGCTCATAATATCGAGAACTGCGGGCTGGTAGAATTGCGTGGGGTGTGCCGTTAAAACAATATGAACTTTAAACGTATCAAGCTTTTGATAGATGTCTTCCCCATGCCCCCCATTCTTGCTTTGACTCATCAAATCAGATAATCGTAAATCATCAGCACTCTCTCGAATTTCGGGCAAAGCAGCATCTTCAACACTATCGAATAATACGACTTGCCTCTCAACGTAAGAAATCACACGAAACAAGAAATCATTCCTCTCATTCTCTGTTTTAAGATGGGTATGTGTATCAAAAAAAGAATCGATGATCGCAATGGGACTTTTTGATACACTCAAGCTTTCTTCACAATAAGCAGAAAGCAAAGGCAGAAGCTGCCCAACATCAACCCCTTGATAAGGCAAATTGAGAAATAGGCTATTATAAACCAGGTATTTCTTTTCGATTAAATTCTCAAACTTCTTTAGACTGGTATTTTCGAACGGGCTTTTCATGGGCAGACGATTGCAAGGGTGATACAATAGTCTTAAAATACAAATTTTAGGGGAGACTTAAGTGTTTTGAGAAACTTTGTTCGAAACACTCGCATCTCCCAAAAGTTATCTGATGAATTTTCTTAAACGTGACAAATCATCAGATAACTTGATAGGCTTCAGCTCAGAGGCTGCCGCACGAATCCTTTCGTGTGGCTTCTACAGAACAAAGCTGCCCCTTTAAAATAGAGTTTTTGTTATTTTGAATTAGTTAATCACACGATACAATCGTGCGACAGCGGGGGGAAACTTAAGGCTTTTGAGAAACTTTGTTCGAAACACTCGCATCTCCCAAAAGTTATATGATGAATTTTCTTAAACGTGATAAATCATCAGATAACTTGATAGGCTTCAGCTCAGAGTAAAGTAAACAATCACAGGTACAGTTATAAGGTAAATTGGACAAAGCTCTTAAATATTACTTTTAAAAAAATGAATTTCAATTATAGCTGTTGAATTATCACCTAATTCCAGCACTTTACATATATCATTTTCACCTATTTTATGCTGAAATATAATACAAACATTAGTCGTTTTCCTACTCAGAAACTCTTTATAGATACCTGTTAATTTTTCAATCATATCCTTATCAGTTACATAATTAAACGAAGAACGTCCATAAGAATTATCAGTGTTAATAGATTTCTCTTCACCTCTTATTTTGATTATATCAATAGGTGGATAAATACTAGTTTTTTTCTCAATTTTAACACTATCTACTACATAATATGAACTACCATGTTCTATAAACTTTAGATCCATTATATTAGGCTTTTGAATTAAAATGCATCAATAATCCTAAAATTACTACTTCGCTAGTATTAAAAAAAATATATTAATTAATACCTTAAATAATGTATTCTATTTAAGGATATCATCTTTCCCTGCAAAATTTAAAGACTAAAAAAATCTCCCGATACTATTACCATGCATTTAGAAAAATAAGTCGTAACGTTACTTTCAGCCTCTTTTTATTGAGCATCAAGGCTAAAGAATTTGTCTGCTTTTAAAAATAGGGGCTAATTGCGGTTGGAAACTCTTCAAAAAAGCAAGAAAATGACTTTTTCCATTTAAGTATTGATCGTCTTTTCAATTTGTTGGCCTATTTCCATCGGAAATTCATCAACTTTTCAAAATTTAAAGGCATTGCCGTGGGAAATTCCACGAAAAAACAAAAAGGAAACTCGTTTCTTTTGGAAATTGCTCAACAGTTCAAAATGCTGGTGCATTGCCGTTGGCAATTCCTCTAAAAAAGGAAAAGATGACTTTTCCCATCCGAATAATGAGTTGTCCTTTCAAAAAGTTACCCCATTCGGGTTTCAAATCGCATTTCTATCGAAAAAATCAGTTCGAACCACGTGTATGATGGCTTTCACAAAAAAAGACTTCCCCATTCCTTTTTTAATCCTAATAAAGCACTTATTTTTGTCATCCATTTTTATAAGCGTTATTTTGAGCGATATGGCAGATGCTCATCGCAAGACAGATACCATCTCCGCAAAGACTAAAACTTTAAATTTAGTTTGTAAGCAAATATCATGATGAGAGATAAGTACAAAGAAATATTCGAAGCCGGAACCGATTTACCCTTGGTTGAGGACTTCTATACCATACAGGGCGAGGGTTACCACACGGGTAAACCTGCCTATTTTATTCGTATTGGCGGTTGCGATATAGGCTGCCGTTGGTGTGATTCTAAAATTTCGTGGAACCCTAAAGAGCATCGTTTAATCTCGGTTGAAGAGGTTGTTCGCAAAGCGGTTGAATCGCCTGCCAAATCGGTGGTGGTAACCGGTGGTGAGCCATCGCTATACAATTTGGAGCCTTTGTGTACCGAGCTAAAGAAGCACAATATCGAGAATTTCCTGGAGACTTCAGGCGCATACGAAATCACTGGTGAGTGGGATTGGATTTGTTTATCGCCCAAAGCGAACAAAGCACCCGTTGAAAGCTCATACAAAAAAGCCAACGAATTGAAGTTTATCATTTTCGATTTGGAAAAGGATTTTGCCTTGGCTGAAGAGCACGCCAAATTGGTGGGTGACGATTGTTTGCTTTATCTGCAATCGGAATGGAGCCAATACGTTCACAACATTAAAGCCATTGTGGAGTATGTGAAGAACAATCCCAAGTGGAATATCTCCTTACAGTCGCACAAGTTTATGCGCATTCCTTAAGCAGAACTAAAGCTTTGAAAAATAAAATGACCATGAATCAGAAAGATAAATTTCTCTCTAATTCATGGTCATTCTTTATTTAATCCCTAATTTCGGATTCAAACAAGAAACTGTCAGAAACTAACATTTGTGATTTCTTATTAAAAGGCCATCACTTATTGTAGGGTCGGCCTCAGCGGCGCAGATGGGGTACCCATAGACGAGAAGACGTAAAAAAAAGAATGCTGTTTGAACGAGGAACGAGTGAGTTCATTCTTTTTAGTCTTTGAGTCGTAATGGGTCATCGAGCGCTGGAGCCGTTGATTTTTTGCTTACTTTTTTATCAAGAAAAAAGTAAGAGCCCAGCGGCTTAAGCTTAGAAAAAACAATAAAATCAAATCGTGAAGAAAACCATCCTTATTCAATATGCCATTCCCAAAGAAGGACTTGAGCTTCTCAGTCAATCCTATCATCTGATTTATCCTGAAAAGGACTGTTTCTCAGAAGATGAACTCATCGGACATATTCCCAATTGCGAAGCCTTGCTTTCCATCTTTAATCAGCCCGTGAGCAAAAAAGTAATTGAAGCTGGTCAAAAACTCGAAATCATCTCCAATTATGGCGTGGGTTACAATAATATTGATGTGGCGGCTGCCACAGCAAAGGGCATTGCAGTTTGCAACACCCCTGAGGCCGTTTGCGAGCCAACAGCGGAACTTTGTTTAAGCTTGATGCTCTCGTTGAGTCGACGTGTGGCTGAATGCAACCACAGGCTTCGTACCGAGGATGATTTTAAATGGGGCGTCATGCGCAATCTGGGGCAAACCCTTCGGGGAAAAACCTTAGGGATTATCGGTATGGGTAAAATTGGCAAATCGGTGGCTCAAAAAGCACAAGCCTTTGGCATGAAGGTGATTTACAACAATCGCACTCAACTTTCGGCAAATGAAGAAAAGGATCTGAACATCAAATTTTGCGATTTTGATGCGCTTCTAAAAACGGCTGATATCATATCCTTGCATTGTCCTTTGAACGAATCAAGCCATCATCTGATTGGAGAAAAAGAACTCGCAAAAATGAAGCATTCGGCTTATCTGATTAACACGGCTCGCGGCCCTGTTGTTGATGAACAAGCCCTGACACAAGCTTTAATAAATAAACAGATTGCCGGTGCAGCTTTGGATGTATTCGAAAATGAACCCCAAATTACACCACAGCTTTTAGAACTCGATCATGTGGTCTTGGTTCCACATATCGGCACAGCTTGCATCGAAACCCGAATTGAAATGGCTGAGGAAGCCGCACAAAATATGATTGATCATTGGGAATACGGGAAATCGAAAAATCAAGTAAATTGATGTGAGGACGTGGTGATGTGCTAATTTGGAGATTTGATGCATATTAATTGCACTTCAACTCCAATCAGTACTCAACAACTGAAAACCGACAACAAAACTTTATACTTTAACCTTTAAACTTTATCCTTATCAACTTTAACCTTTAAAACCATGGCAACCGAAATAGAACGCAAATACCTGATAAAAGAAGATCTTCTGAATTTACCTGCTGAAGGGAATCGTATCGTTCAAGGCTACCTTTGGAGTGAGAAAGGGAAAAGTCTGCGAATTCGCATCACAAAAAACAAAGGTTTTTTAACCATCAAAACAGGAACCAATCCCCTATCGAGATTGGAGTATGAATACGAGATTCCATTGACAGACGCCGAAGAGCTTTTATCGCAATGTGAGAAAAAAATAGAGAAAACCCGATTCATTATTGAGCTTGACGGAATGAATTGGGAGATTGATGTGTTCGAGGGAGAAAATAAGGGTCTGGTAATGGCGGAAATTGAACTGGAGTCGGCAGATCAGAAATTTGAAAAACCGGAATGGTTAGGCATAGAAGTCACTGATGACAAACGCTATTTAAACGTAAACCTAATCAATCAGCCTTATAGCTTGTGGTAGTGTCCACAATATTCTCAATCGGATTGATAAGCACTGGTGGGACAATAGCATCATAAAGACATTCCTGAATTTTGGTTCTCACATCCATCTTCATCAACTTGGTGTTCCACTCATCAGGAAAAACACGGTTCGATAAAAAAACATAAACCAAATCGTAATCCGGGTCAACCCAAACCATGGTTCCGGTAAAACCTGTATGTCCAAAACTATGAGGAGAAGCCTTGGTTGTTGTAGGTCCTGTGGTATCTGTACGATCTAAAAAAGGCTTATCAAAACCGATTCCTCTTCTGTTTTCTCCATCAGGATAAGCACGAGAACTGAATGCCTCAAGGGTTTCAGGTTGGAAAAAAGTCACACCGCCATAGCTTCCTTTCTGCAAATACATTTGCATGAGCTTAGCCAAATCTTCGGCGTTACCAAAAACTCCGGCATGACCCGCTACACCCCCCAGCATGGCTGCTGTAGGATCTTGAACATACCCTTTAATCATCTGCTTTCTGAAAAATTGATCCCTTTGAGTAGGCGCAATTCTCGATAAACTAAATCGCTGACGGGGATGATAGCCCAAAGTGCCCGCACCGAGCTTCCGATAGATGTTTTTCTTCACATAGCTTTCCATACTGCAAGACAACTGCTCTTCAAACAATTTCTTCAGCAAGATAAAACCCAGGTCGCTGTATTTATAACCATTGGTCTCACGGTATTCAGTGGCCAGTATTTGCTTGTAGATGGTATCGCTATACCCTTCTCTGATGTATAAATGATTAGCCACCTGAACGGGATATTCTTTTGAAGCACTTGAACTGAAAATGGACTTACGAAAGCGATAATTCTTATTCGCAAAAAGATGATTGCCAACCTTCACCCGGTAGATTCTCGACGAATCGCGACTAAACAGGTCTTTGCGCAAACGCGCGGTGTCCACAGCTTCGCGATGAAAAGGTTTCCAGGGTAATAAGCGAGCCTCATGTGCTAAAATCTTACGCAAAACCAGGGTGTCCTTATTGGTTCCTTTTGCCACAGACAAATAATCGCCCAATTGGCCATCGATATCGACCTTCCCTTCGTCAACCAGCTGCATTAAAATGGGTAAGGAAGCCGCCACCTTAGTCACCGATGCCAAATCATACAGATCAGATGTTTTAACATTCACATTCTTCTTGTAAGTATGATAACCATAAGCTTTATCGAGAATAATACGTCCCTTATGCGCAACCAAAATCTGACAGCCGGGTGTTGCCTTTTGCTCAATGGCATCCAAAGCAATCGAGTCTATTTTTTTAAGTTGAGAAGGATCAAAACCCGTTTGTTCCGCATAGGCATACCCCAACCTGTTTTTTTTTGTGTCGATACCTGTTCCTTCCGGGATATCCTTATTGACTGAAACAGGCAAACGTCCCTTGGCTCCTATGCCTCCAAAAATAATTTGAGCGGATGCCATTTGTGTCTCGATATTATCTTCATACGACACGATGATTGATTCCAGTCGGTCGAGTTTTTTATAAAAGTCAAGTGCGTACGGACTGGCAAACAAATCAAAAATAACCTTCTTGCGTTTCGAAAGGCTGTTCACAAATGAAACGGTCTGATCGGTCACTCCAAATTTTTTCGATGCCCTCAAATTACTGTCGTGCTTACTCACAATAACCAAATTGTACGACTCAAGATTCTTCAAAAGCGTGTTATATTGTTTTTGAGATGCATTCTTATCAATCTGATAAAAATCGATATGGGTATAGCGACCCAAATATTCCTGAAAGCGGTTGCGTTTTCTGGCTCCCATTGCAACAGAGGCAATTCGTAAAGTATCCAATTGTTTCAATGGCAACAAATCGTCTTTATTACTCACCACTGTCATGGCATTTTCAATCAACATGCGTCGTAAAATCATACCTTGCTGTGTGTTCAATCCCGACCACAGACGATCAGACTCCACCGCTTTATAATTGTTGAGTCCCAACCAATATTTGGTCTTCAGAATCTTCAAGCAAGACTGATTGATATTTTCCTGCGAAAGCTCTCCCCTTGCGATAGCTGCCTTTATCTCTTCAATGGCCTTAGGCACGTCTTCTGAAAATAAAAGCACATCATTACCCGCAATAGCTGCCTTGGCATCCACCTCTCCCGGTTTATAAAACTTTCTAACCCCTTGCATGTTTAGAGCATCAGTAAACACCAAGCCTTTAAAACCCAATTCTTCTTTTAGTAAACCGGTTACAATAGGTTGAGATAGAGTTGCTGCTTTGGCCTCCTTATCCAGAGCCGGTACATTCAGGTGAGCCACCATTATGCCACCAATCCCGGCTTCTATCGATTGCTTGAACGGATGCAGTTCAACATCATCCAACGCCTCTCTTGAACGATCGACAACAGGCAAATCGAGATGAGAATCGGTATCGGTATCCCCATGACCCGGAAAATGTTTTCCTACGGCCACAACACCTCCACTTTGAAGGCCTGAGGCAAAAGCAATGCCCTTATCAGCCACATTAATTTTTCCCTCACCGTATGAACGTGAGTTGATAACCGGATTTTTAGGGTTACTGTTGACATCCAAAACGGGGGCAAAATTGACATGAATGCCCATTCTTCGACATTCAATCGCCATCTCTCTACCCAACTGGAAAAGTAAATGATTATCCTGAACAGCTCCAACAGTAATTTGTTGCGGAAATTTTAATGTTTGCTTTAGTCGGGCTCCCAAACCATATTCAGCATCCATTCCAATCCAAAGTGGCAAATTGGATTTGCTTTGATATAAGTTGGTCAAACGAGCTTGCTCCTGAGGAGTGCCCTGAAAAAATATCAAACCACCGATCTGAAACTTTTCGATCAGATTCAAAATTTTCTTTTCCTCGGCAGAGGTCTTATTTGAATAAGCAGCCACCATAAACAACTGAGCAATGCGTTGATCCTGGTTCATGCCCGCCATTATGGAATCGGCCCAGGAGACATCTTTTTCAAACATTGAGGACAATGGCTCTGTACCCAGCGAAACGGACTGAGCATAACTTGACAAACTCAAAAAACAGAAAATAGCTAAAACTAAATGTTTTAAGTTTGGAATCTTTAAAATCATATTAACAAAAGGGTTTTTATCTATGGTTGATGTAATAAATTGTCGTCGTGTCAAACAAAAGTAGGAATCCCAATTAGAATAAAACAGAAAATTAAGGAATAATAACAGAGAAAGGAGAAATAAAAAAAGGGGCCTCCGCCCCTTTTTTATTACTTACAACTAAACCATATTTAAAACTCGATCGAATGATACAAGCACTAATATGCAAATTAAACATCAAACTGATGTGATCAACAAAAGCAAGATTTATCTTCTTTTGTATCTGCTCATGTAAAAGTATTAGATACCTACATGATATCCAAGTGTCAAGTTTGTCAAGTTTGTCACGGTGAACATAAATACATCGTATTCGATTTCGAATACCTTGAAAACAATTGCAAGCATTACAACAGATAGAGGAGATAACAACAAAAATCAGCTTGGAATTATCGTAAATAAAAGCTACATTTAAGAGACTTAAATAAAAATCTACTTTTTACTAAAATATTCATAGCATGAGAGTATTTATGATTATTCCGATACTCATCTTGTGTCAATTCTCCATTTGGGCACAAAACAAAAACTCGATCAAATCGAATATCGATTCCAACGGTGAATTACAGGTTGAACTGCAATTGAACCAACAAGAATTCCAATTTGATCAGTATCAAAATTGGATTAAATCCGTCGATCACTTTGTTTCTGGTGAAATTGTTCAGGTCAATTCTGAAAAATTCGTTTACAAAGGAAAAACACTTATTTATTTGAGTGAGAAACCTTCGACATTTCAAACAGAACTCCTATTCACTCTAAGTATCACCCAAAATCAGAAAGGAACGAAACTTATCCTAAACGATATCCATTACAAATCGCTTCCGGAGTATGGCAAACAGGGAACACCAGCCATACAAACAAATTGTCAGGATTGGTTTGCCAGGAAAAAGCTTTATAAAAAATCTGGTAAAATGAGAACGCTTAATCAAAACCTGATGAAAAACTCAACCCAATTTGCCGAAAAACTCATTCTTTCTTGTTTAGATTAAATCATAAGCCACTTATTAAAAAAGGACTGCAATACCAGCAGTCCTTTTTATTGTCTATGCTTTTTTCTTTCCAATATATCGAATGACAGAAGCCTTTCCTTGATGAAACGCCCCTTCAGAGAGATCTACATCCAATTCTTGTAGCTTTATCGTTTCCAATTCTGAGAAGTCATTTAACACGTTTTCCTTTGAAAAGAGCATTTCCACTTTACCCGGTCCGCCCGATGCTTTCCCCAGTTGTTCCTTTGAAAAGCCTTCAAGTATCAATACACCCCCTGGCTTTAGATATTGGGTAATTGAAGCGTGATACTCCTTTCTCTTATTCTCCGGCACATGCGCATAAATTAAAGCAATACAATCAAAGTGCTCTTTCTCTGTGATAAAATCTTCAAAACCTGCCGTCACATATTCAATCTCTACCTGATTTTCATGTGCTAATTCCAAAGCTTTTTGTCGACCTTGTTTACTCTGATCAAAAGCGACGACCTGCCACAATTGCTTTGCCGCAAACACAGCATTTCGCCCTTCCCCTTCAGCTGGCAACAAAATCTGACCTGCTTTTAATTTCAAAAGCTCCTCCTTAAAAAACGCATTCGGTTCGGTGCCATAAGCGAACGTTTCATTTGCATAACGTTGGTCCCACATTTCACTGGCTGATTTCATCATCTTAATTTCTTAAATTATTAACCGCTTGAATAATAACTTCTGATGCCCGATCCATTTCATCTTCGGTACTGTATTTTCCAACTGAAAAACGAATGGTTCCCATTGCATAGGCCTGATCGATCTGCATGGCTGCAAGGGTTGCTGATACCGAAATCGAATCGGTATGACAGGCTGCCCCTGCTGACGCAGCCACTTGCGGTAAATTTGCCAATAGCGTATTGGCTTCAATATTTTTGAAAGAGGCGCTCAATGTATTAGGCAAACAAAAATCCGCATTTCCATTAAACTGCACCTCATCAAGAACTGATAAAGCTTTCTTCAATCGACTTATCAAAACCTTATCGTGAACCATGCCTGTTGACAAATTTGCCTCACACAATTCTGCTGCTGCACCCAAGCCAACAATTTCAAGCACATTTTCGGTTCCGGCTCTTAGATTATTTTCATGATCGGCACCGTGCATGAGTTTTTGCAATTTTATGCCATCAGCAATATACAATGCACCTATTCCTTTAGGTCCGTACAGCTTATGCCCGGCCACCGTCAACAAATCAACGCCCAGTTTCTGAATATCCACAGGGACTTTCCCCACGGCCTGTGCACAATCGGAATGAACGGCAATGCCCCGTTTTTTTGCAATGGCACTAATCTCTGAAATGGGCTGTAAGGTCCCTACTTCATTATTGGCATACATCACCGAAATTAAAATGGTTTCAGGACGAATGGCCGCTTCTACATCAGTAAGCTGAACACGCCCCGTTTCATCGACAGGCAAATAGGTGATCTCAAAACCTTCCGTTTCCAAATACTTACACACCTCACTCACTGCCGGATGTTCGATACGCGTTGTGATAATATGATTCCCCTT
It encodes:
- a CDS encoding 7-carboxy-7-deazaguanine synthase QueE, with the translated sequence MMRDKYKEIFEAGTDLPLVEDFYTIQGEGYHTGKPAYFIRIGGCDIGCRWCDSKISWNPKEHRLISVEEVVRKAVESPAKSVVVTGGEPSLYNLEPLCTELKKHNIENFLETSGAYEITGEWDWICLSPKANKAPVESSYKKANELKFIIFDLEKDFALAEEHAKLVGDDCLLYLQSEWSQYVHNIKAIVEYVKNNPKWNISLQSHKFMRIP
- a CDS encoding NAD(P)-dependent oxidoreductase; the protein is MKKTILIQYAIPKEGLELLSQSYHLIYPEKDCFSEDELIGHIPNCEALLSIFNQPVSKKVIEAGQKLEIISNYGVGYNNIDVAAATAKGIAVCNTPEAVCEPTAELCLSLMLSLSRRVAECNHRLRTEDDFKWGVMRNLGQTLRGKTLGIIGMGKIGKSVAQKAQAFGMKVIYNNRTQLSANEEKDLNIKFCDFDALLKTADIISLHCPLNESSHHLIGEKELAKMKHSAYLINTARGPVVDEQALTQALINKQIAGAALDVFENEPQITPQLLELDHVVLVPHIGTACIETRIEMAEEAAQNMIDHWEYGKSKNQVN
- a CDS encoding CYTH domain-containing protein, with amino-acid sequence MATEIERKYLIKEDLLNLPAEGNRIVQGYLWSEKGKSLRIRITKNKGFLTIKTGTNPLSRLEYEYEIPLTDAEELLSQCEKKIEKTRFIIELDGMNWEIDVFEGENKGLVMAEIELESADQKFEKPEWLGIEVTDDKRYLNVNLINQPYSLW
- a CDS encoding glycoside hydrolase family 3 N-terminal domain-containing protein, translated to MILKIPNLKHLVLAIFCFLSLSSYAQSVSLGTEPLSSMFEKDVSWADSIMAGMNQDQRIAQLFMVAAYSNKTSAEEKKILNLIEKFQIGGLIFFQGTPQEQARLTNLYQSKSNLPLWIGMDAEYGLGARLKQTLKFPQQITVGAVQDNHLLFQLGREMAIECRRMGIHVNFAPVLDVNSNPKNPVINSRSYGEGKINVADKGIAFASGLQSGGVVAVGKHFPGHGDTDTDSHLDLPVVDRSREALDDVELHPFKQSIEAGIGGIMVAHLNVPALDKEAKAATLSQPIVTGLLKEELGFKGLVFTDALNMQGVRKFYKPGEVDAKAAIAGNDVLLFSEDVPKAIEEIKAAIARGELSQENINQSCLKILKTKYWLGLNNYKAVESDRLWSGLNTQQGMILRRMLIENAMTVVSNKDDLLPLKQLDTLRIASVAMGARKRNRFQEYLGRYTHIDFYQIDKNASQKQYNTLLKNLESYNLVIVSKHDSNLRASKKFGVTDQTVSFVNSLSKRKKVIFDLFASPYALDFYKKLDRLESIIVSYEDNIETQMASAQIIFGGIGAKGRLPVSVNKDIPEGTGIDTKKNRLGYAYAEQTGFDPSQLKKIDSIALDAIEQKATPGCQILVAHKGRIILDKAYGYHTYKKNVNVKTSDLYDLASVTKVAASLPILMQLVDEGKVDIDGQLGDYLSVAKGTNKDTLVLRKILAHEARLLPWKPFHREAVDTARLRKDLFSRDSSRIYRVKVGNHLFANKNYRFRKSIFSSSASKEYPVQVANHLYIREGYSDTIYKQILATEYRETNGYKYSDLGFILLKKLFEEQLSCSMESYVKKNIYRKLGAGTLGYHPRQRFSLSRIAPTQRDQFFRKQMIKGYVQDPTAAMLGGVAGHAGVFGNAEDLAKLMQMYLQKGSYGGVTFFQPETLEAFSSRAYPDGENRRGIGFDKPFLDRTDTTGPTTTKASPHSFGHTGFTGTMVWVDPDYDLVYVFLSNRVFPDEWNTKLMKMDVRTKIQECLYDAIVPPVLINPIENIVDTTTSYKAD
- a CDS encoding class I SAM-dependent methyltransferase yields the protein MMKSASEMWDQRYANETFAYGTEPNAFFKEELLKLKAGQILLPAEGEGRNAVFAAKQLWQVVAFDQSKQGRQKALELAHENQVEIEYVTAGFEDFITEKEHFDCIALIYAHVPENKRKEYHASITQYLKPGGVLILEGFSKEQLGKASGGPGKVEMLFSKENVLNDFSELETIKLQELDVDLSEGAFHQGKASVIRYIGKKKA
- a CDS encoding cysteine desulfurase family protein, producing MLPIYLDYNATTPIAKEVGDAMKPFLYDHFGNPSSSHVYGQTCKKAVEKGRQQLASLLNCKAGNLIFTSGGTESNNYAIKGYAFANKSKGNHIITTRIEHPAVSEVCKYLETEGFEITYLPVDETGRVQLTDVEAAIRPETILISVMYANNEVGTLQPISEISAIAKKRGIAVHSDCAQAVGKVPVDIQKLGVDLLTVAGHKLYGPKGIGALYIADGIKLQKLMHGADHENNLRAGTENVLEIVGLGAAAELCEANLSTGMVHDKVLISRLKKALSVLDEVQFNGNADFCLPNTLSASFKNIEANTLLANLPQVAASAGAACHTDSISVSATLAAMQIDQAYAMGTIRFSVGKYSTEDEMDRASEVIIQAVNNLRN